From the Cydia pomonella isolate Wapato2018A chromosome 23, ilCydPomo1, whole genome shotgun sequence genome, one window contains:
- the LOC133530734 gene encoding protein lethal(2)essential for life-like produces the protein MKTFSASTYTLIFLVIIGANLALAEEKCGEKSERRDLYRRRNSLFDQDFGLEFAPGDFLTSMFSPFSFHDYFRPWRHLASISRDVGSTIKTDKDQFQINLDVQHFSPDEITVKTVDGYVVVEGKHEEKEDDHGFVSRQFVRRYSLPEGVEPEKVVSQLSSDGVLTVSAPRRLQLENKSERVVPITQTGPIRKEIKESPELPKNPYTESCDKDSCSKKN, from the coding sequence ATGAAAACATTCAGTGCATCTACGTATACTTTAATCTTCTTGGTCATCATTGGAGCCAATTTAGCTTTGGCTGAAGAGAAATGTGGAGAGAAATCAGAGAGACGAGACCTGTACAGACGGCGGAACAGCTTATTCGATCAAGACTTCGGCTTGGAGTTCGCGCCTGGTGACTTCCTGACTTCCATGTTTTCTCCCTTCTCGTTCCACGACTACTTTCGGCCCTGGCGTCACCTAGCTTCAATCAGCAGAGACGTCGGATCCACCATTAAGACGGATAAAGACCAGTTCCAGATAAACTTGGATGTTCAGCACTTTAGCCCTGATGAGATCACCGTCAAGACTGTAGATGGTTATGTAGTCGTTGAAGGAAAGCATGAGGAAAAGGAAGATGACCATGGCTTCGTCTCTCGTCAGTTTGTGAGGAGATACTCTTTGCCTGAGGGTGTAGAGCCAGAGAAGGTGGTATCTCAGCTGTCCAGCGATGGAGTCCTGACGGTGTCGGCGCCGAGGAGGTTGCAGTTGGAAAACAAATCGGAGAGAGTGGTGCCCATCACACAGACTGGCCCGATTAGGAAAGAAATAAAGGAAAGCCCTGAGCTTCCTAAAAATCCCTATACGGAATCCTGTGATAAAGACAGTTGCTCCAAGAAAAATTAG